The Sus scrofa isolate TJ Tabasco breed Duroc unplaced genomic scaffold, Sscrofa11.1 Contig1914, whole genome shotgun sequence genome includes a window with the following:
- the LOC110258368 gene encoding collagen alpha-1(I) chain-like — MAPSSCGLARPGPRSHAALSRVLRAQLPPTASERSEGMCDAVLGSGTRLRPREPLLADPSLPDLQPQQRPPLPGSPSDFLGPHHPAPAPRGGVGHAEGTSASCSFRTAALGHFLLPLLRSGRARPAPRPCRPRTKRPGREEEIRAPAGGGRRAAGGDSPGAASGGSAGLAGPRPPAPASPHPSGPAGRGRAGGRGGRCSGGPRAPPDPGLVRGRRLAPRGCAGCAGCAGPAARPPAALRPAGPPSPRPAPAPPGRPPTSASAARGAPAAGRAARARRRERAAGGPRGPARERSPAAAAPPRRRGLSAGHVLSGLGFPLGPGSSPSSAQFCPDPVRIPPLLPAVLGVGGVGGFVRVILSPPPGFLTIGASPRGPLPAPPPAASPAPRSVSTPLSALVQAVCARTEGQCEDPASRPPSAEVVKSPLARYFQQKLLHWPPGEDGHLPLLERRVLGPCHLLQLPAVGQDTGARSPGCQGIAREVAGGQVAAASCGALSWRWSERSAPDGGAAQGRGGEGDLSGSAAPGSRLGPPPPAPARSCALCGAGRGERRVVPSRPSCSALRPGPPRPRPVPVPVPVPAPSPPGRAARNSARAGAAPGRARGAGSGRRGARGGGGERGGRAPGSARPARRPAPGSRAAINGARGGGGGGGIWRAGRRLEARAGGGGAAARASGDAAGGRLGVKFRGAPGADARRSARRWPPPPVARDPPPRSRFCLLSVEFFLLGAGAQGGSRRAVPRGARRLSPRTAVPGRCWSGARGRAAAAASPGALTGVPFVPR, encoded by the exons ATGGCGCCCAGCTCCTGCGGGCTGGCACGGCCCGGCCCCCGCTCACACGCTGCTCTCAGCAGGGTCCTCCGAGCCCAGCTGCCGCCAACGGCCTCTGAAAGAAGCGAAGGGATGTGTGACGCTGTGTTGGGCTCAGGGACACGCCTCAGACCCCGAG AGCCCCTTCTGGCAGATCCCAGCCTCCCTGACCTGCAGCCCCAGCAGAGGCCGCCTCTTCCAGGGAGCCCCTCTGACTTCTTGGGCCCACACCACCCGGCCCCCGCGCCCCGGGGAGG GGTGGGCCACGCTGAGGGGACCTCTGCTTCCTGCTCCTTCCGGACG GCCGCGCTCGGCCACTTCCTGCTCCCGCTCCTCCGCTCGGGCCGCGCGCGGCCCGCGCCCCGGCCCTGCCGGCCGCGAACAAAGCGGCCGGGGCGCGAGGAGGAAATCCGGGCcccggcgggcggcgggcggcgcgCGGCGGGCGGGGACTCACCGGGCGCCGCGTCCGGCGGGAGCGCGGGCCTAGCCGGGCCGCGGCCTCCGGCGCCCGCCTCTCCGCATCCCAGCGGGCCGGCCGGCCGCGGCCGGGCTGGAGGCCGCGGCGGGCGCTGCTCGGGCGGGCCTCGCGCGCCGCCGGACCCGGGGCTCGTGCGCGGCCGCCGGCTGGCTCCTCGGGGCTGCGCTGGCTGCGCTGGCTGCGCTGGGccggccgcccgcccgcccgccgcgctCCGTCCCGCCGGCCCGCCCTCtccccgccccgcgcccgccccgcccggccGCCCGCCCACATCCGCCTCCGCCGCCCGGGGCGCCCCCGCCGCGGGCCGGGCGGCGAGGGCGCGGCGGCGGGAGCGCGCGGCGGGCGGCCCTCGGGGCCCGGCCCGCGAGCGGagcccggccgccgccgccccgccgcGCCGCCGGGGCCTGTCCGCGGGCCACGTCCTCTCTGGCCTCGGTTTCCCACTTGGTCCCGGGAGCTCGCCCTCCTCGGCCCAGTTCTGCCCCGACCCGGTCCGAATCCCCCCGCTTCTGCCTGCGGTGTTGGGCGTGGGGGGTGTCG GAGGTTTCGTCAGAGTGATCCTAAGCCCCCCACCCGGCTTCCTCACCATTGGCGCGTCTCCAAGAGGCCCCCTGCCTGCTCCACCACCTGCTGCAAGCCCCGCACCCCGCTCCGTGAGCACCCCTCTGTCTGCGCTGGTCCAGGCTGTCTGTGCCCGT ACGGAAGGTCAGTGTGAGGACCCAGCTTCCCGGCCCCCCTCAGCTGAGGTTGTGAAGAGCCCCTTAGCCAGATATTTCCAACAAAAACTGCTGCACTGGCCCCCGGGGGAGGATGGCCACCTGCCCCTTCTAGAGCGCAGGGTCCTCGGGCCCTGTCACcttctgcagctgccggccgtcGGGCAGGACACAGGGGCCCGTTCCCCGGGCTGCCAG GGCATCGCCCGCGAGGTGGCCGGAGGCCAGGTCGCGGCTGCGTCTTGCGGTGCCTTGTCCTGGCGCTGGTCGGAGAGGAG cgcCCCGGATGGCGGCGCGGCCCAGGGAAGGGGCGGCGAGGGTGACCTCAGCGGTTCCGCCGCTCCGGGAAGTCGCCTCGGcccgccccctccagcccccgccCGGAGTTGCGCTCtctgcggggcggggcggggcgagcgGCGGGTGGTGCCGAGCCGGCCAAGTTGCAGCGCGCTCCGCCCGGGCCCTCCCCGTCCCCGTCCCGTCCCCGTCCCCGTCCCCGTCCCCGCGCCCTCCCCGCCGGGGCGCGCTGCCCGGAACTCCGCACGCGCCGGGGCGGCACCGGGGAGGGCGCGCGGCGCGGGCAGCGGCCGCCGTGGAGCTCGGGGCGGCGGAGGTGAGCGCGGGGGGCGGGCGCCCGGCtccgcccgccccgcccgccggcCCGCTCCCGGCAGCCGCGCTGCCATAAATGGggcccgcggcggcggcggcggcggcggcatcTGGCGGGCCGGGCGGCGGCTGGAGGCGCGGGCCGGGGGCGGCGGCGCGGCGGCTCGGGCGTCGGGGGACGCGGCGGGCGGCCGCCTCGGAGTGAAGTTCAGGGGCGCCCCGGGCGCGGACGCGCGCAGGTCCGCTCGGCGCTGGCCCCCGCCGCCCGTGGCCCGGGACCCGCCCCCGCGGAGCCGCTTCTGTTTACTTTCGGTCGAGTTTTTCCTGCTCGGGGCAGGTGCCCAGGGCGGCTCCCGGCGGGCAGTTCCGCGCGGCGCCCGGCGCCTCTCTCCTCGCACCGCCGTCCCCGGGAGGTGCTGGTCGGGCGCCCGGGGGCGAGCGGCAGCCGCCGCGTCTCCAGGCGCGCTCACGGGCGTCCCGTTTGTGCCCAGGTGA
- the ZBTB42 gene encoding zinc finger and BTB domain-containing protein 42 isoform X1, translating to MEFPEHGGRLLGRLRQQRELGFLCDCTVLVGDARFPAHRAVLAACSVYFHLFYRERPAGSRDPVRLNGDIVTAPAFSRLLDFMYEGRLDLRSLPVEDVLAAASYLHMYDIVKVCASRLRQRGRAPAPETPAPGAEPPGRPPCPLSAWTPELCPAARKARLPPAGVEAPRPPLALGPPAGQGPGEPDRALDLSLKPGSKREPAHPACVLRTGPCSQMQQGAQRLAKDEPDSPSEQEDSSGPRSPPGTPQPVCVPAATCLAGDLEPLPVSEVGRGDLELDAERGAIADELGPGGHLCICPLCGKLFPSAHVLQLHLSAHFRERDGSRARLSPDGTVPTCPLCRKTFSCTYTLKRHERTHSGEKPYTCAQCGKGFQYSHNLSRHAVVHTREKPHACRWCERRFTQSGDLYRHVRKFHCGLVKSLLV from the coding sequence ATGGAGTTCCCGGAGCACGGCGGGCGGCTGCTGGGCCGCCTGAGGCAGCAGCGCGAGCTGGGCTTCCTGTGCGACTGCACCGTGCTGGTGGGCGACGCGCGCTTCCCAGCCCACCGCGCCGTGCTGGCCGCGTGCAGCGTCTACTTCCATCTCTTCTACAGGGAGCGGCCGGCGGGCAGCCGCGACCCGGTGCGGCTCAACGGCGACATCGTCACGGCGCCCGCCTTCAGCCGTCTGCTGGACTTCATGTACGAGGGCCGCCTGGACCTGCGCAGCCTGCCCGTTGAGGACGTCCTGGCCGCGGCCAGCTATCTGCACATGTACGACATCGTGAAGGTCTGCGCGAGCAGGCTCAGGCAGAGGGGCCGCGCGCCGGCGCCGGAGACGCCTGCTCCCGGGGCGGAGCCGCCAGGCCGGCCCCCGTGTCCCCTGTCGGCCTGGACCCCCGAGCTCTGTCCAGCTGCCCGGAAGGCCAGGCTCCCTCCCGCTGGGGTcgaggccccccgccccccgctagCGCTGGGGCCTCCCGCCGGGCAGGGCCCTGGTGAGCCAGACCGGGCTCTGGACCTGTCGCTGAAGCCTGGCTCAAAGCGGGAGCCAGCCCACCCGGCCTGTGTCCTCCGGACAGGCCCCTGCAGCCAGATGCAGCAAGGGGCCCAGCGGCTAGCGAAGGATGAGCCGGACTCACCGTCCGAGCAAGAGGACAGCAGCGGCCCTCGGAGCCCGCCCGGCACCCCGCAGCCAGTTTGCGTTCCTGCAGCCACGTGCCTGGCAGGGGACTTGGAGCCACTGCCAGTCAGTGAGGTGGGCCGTGGGGACCTGGAGCTGGATGCGGAGAGGGGGGCCATCGCGGATGAGCTGGGGCCCGGCGGGCACCTCTGCATCTGCCCGCTGTGCGGCAAGCTGTTCCCCAGCGCCCACGtgctgcagctgcacctcagTGCCCACTTCCGGGAGCGGGACGGCAGCCGGGCCCGGCTCTCACCCGATGGCACCGTGCCCACCTGCCCGCTCTGCAGGAAGACCTTCTCCTGCACGTACACGCTGAAGCGGCACGAGCGCACGCACTCGGGCGAGAAGCCCTACACGTGTGCACAGTGTGGCAAGGGCTTCCAGTACTCGCACAACCTGAGCCGCCACGCCGTGGTGCACACGCGAGAGAAGCCGCACGCCTGCCGCTGGTGTGAGCGTCGCTTCACGCAATCAGGGGACCTCTACCGCCATGTCCGCAAGTTCCACTGCGGCCTGGTCAAGTCCCTGCTGGTGTGA
- the ZBTB42 gene encoding zinc finger and BTB domain-containing protein 42 isoform X2, producing MYEGRLDLRSLPVEDVLAAASYLHMYDIVKVCASRLRQRGRAPAPETPAPGAEPPGRPPCPLSAWTPELCPAARKARLPPAGVEAPRPPLALGPPAGQGPGEPDRALDLSLKPGSKREPAHPACVLRTGPCSQMQQGAQRLAKDEPDSPSEQEDSSGPRSPPGTPQPVCVPAATCLAGDLEPLPVSEVGRGDLELDAERGAIADELGPGGHLCICPLCGKLFPSAHVLQLHLSAHFRERDGSRARLSPDGTVPTCPLCRKTFSCTYTLKRHERTHSGEKPYTCAQCGKGFQYSHNLSRHAVVHTREKPHACRWCERRFTQSGDLYRHVRKFHCGLVKSLLV from the coding sequence ATGTACGAGGGCCGCCTGGACCTGCGCAGCCTGCCCGTTGAGGACGTCCTGGCCGCGGCCAGCTATCTGCACATGTACGACATCGTGAAGGTCTGCGCGAGCAGGCTCAGGCAGAGGGGCCGCGCGCCGGCGCCGGAGACGCCTGCTCCCGGGGCGGAGCCGCCAGGCCGGCCCCCGTGTCCCCTGTCGGCCTGGACCCCCGAGCTCTGTCCAGCTGCCCGGAAGGCCAGGCTCCCTCCCGCTGGGGTcgaggccccccgccccccgctagCGCTGGGGCCTCCCGCCGGGCAGGGCCCTGGTGAGCCAGACCGGGCTCTGGACCTGTCGCTGAAGCCTGGCTCAAAGCGGGAGCCAGCCCACCCGGCCTGTGTCCTCCGGACAGGCCCCTGCAGCCAGATGCAGCAAGGGGCCCAGCGGCTAGCGAAGGATGAGCCGGACTCACCGTCCGAGCAAGAGGACAGCAGCGGCCCTCGGAGCCCGCCCGGCACCCCGCAGCCAGTTTGCGTTCCTGCAGCCACGTGCCTGGCAGGGGACTTGGAGCCACTGCCAGTCAGTGAGGTGGGCCGTGGGGACCTGGAGCTGGATGCGGAGAGGGGGGCCATCGCGGATGAGCTGGGGCCCGGCGGGCACCTCTGCATCTGCCCGCTGTGCGGCAAGCTGTTCCCCAGCGCCCACGtgctgcagctgcacctcagTGCCCACTTCCGGGAGCGGGACGGCAGCCGGGCCCGGCTCTCACCCGATGGCACCGTGCCCACCTGCCCGCTCTGCAGGAAGACCTTCTCCTGCACGTACACGCTGAAGCGGCACGAGCGCACGCACTCGGGCGAGAAGCCCTACACGTGTGCACAGTGTGGCAAGGGCTTCCAGTACTCGCACAACCTGAGCCGCCACGCCGTGGTGCACACGCGAGAGAAGCCGCACGCCTGCCGCTGGTGTGAGCGTCGCTTCACGCAATCAGGGGACCTCTACCGCCATGTCCGCAAGTTCCACTGCGGCCTGGTCAAGTCCCTGCTGGTGTGA